The Arcobacter sp. F2176 DNA segment AGCAATCTTGACAGGTGCCAGGAAAGCAAAAGAATTAGGGTACAAATATTTTATTAGTTTAGATGGTGATGGACAACATTTAGCAAGTCAAATAGAAAAAATTATAAATGAATGTGATGGGGATAATCAAATTATAATTGGTGCAAGAAATTTTGAGATAGATAATGTACCTAGTGGTTCTAAATTTGGTCGTTGGTTTAGTAATTTTTGGGCAACATGGGATACTGAACAAGAGATAAAAGATTCTTTATCTGGTTTTAGGTTATATCCAATTTCAATTTTAGATTTAGACATCAAAACTTCAAGATTTGATTGGGAAATGGAAGTTTTAGTGAAACATGCATGGAAAGGTAGATTAATAAAAGAAGTAATAGTTGACTGTTATTATCCAACACCCGAAGAAAGAGTTAGTCATTTTAAAAAATTCTGGGACACAGCAGCAATTGTAATGGTCCATATTCGGCTTTTACCTTTTAAATTCTTTTTAAAGAAAAGATACAAATAGATGACTGTTAAGCAAAGAGGAAGCGGTTGGAGTATAAAACTTGTATTTAATTTGTATAAACTTTTTGGGTATAAGTTTGTTTATTTTTTAATGTATCCTGTAAGTTTTTTTTATTTTTTATTTGCGTCAAATGTAAAATATTCTTTGAAAAAATATTATAAAACATTAGGTTTAGAATTTAATAATTGGGTTTATTTTGAACATTTAAGAATGTTTGCAATTTGTCTTGTAGATAGATTTATCTCTAAATATGATCCAACTTCATATGATTTTATTTATGAAGAAAAAGAGACAGTTTTAAATACAATGAATTCTAAAACTATTTTGTTGTTTTCTCACTTTGGGGGTTGGGCTTCAAGTTCTAGTAATCCCGTAACTAAAAATAGAATAAATATAGTTATGCATGAAGTTATTTTAGATAGTATAAAGAAAATTGAAAATAGCATTGAAAATAGCATTGAAAATAAACTTTCAAATATTCATATTATTGATCAATCAATGGGACAAATTCCTGTTTCTATTGAAATTGCAAATGCAATTTCTAATAATGAGATTATTGCAATAATGGCTGATAGACCAACAAGTAATAAATATAAATATAAAACAAAATTCTTTGATAAAGATGCATATTTTAATAAAAATCCATTTAAAATTTCATATAGAACAAAGACACCAATCTTATGCTGTTTTGTAATAAATATAGGATTGCAAAAATATAAAGTTGAAACTTCTGAGTTACATTTGAATTTTGGATTAAAAGAAAACGAGGCTATCGATATAGCTATAAAAGAATATATTAAATTATTTGAAGGTATTTTATTAAAATATCCAAATCAGTGGTTTAATTTTTATAATTTTTGGGAGAGTAAATGAATTTACAAATAGATAAAAGATATATAACATTAGATGAAATTACTAAAGCCTCTAATATTGAGATTTCAAAAGATAATGTATTTTTGAATTATATAAATCATACACATGATTTTTTGATGAATGAGATAAAAGATGGTAAACCAATTTATGGTATTACAACAGGATATGGGGCAAGTGGAAAGAACTATGTAAGTTATGAAGATAGCAAAACTTTACAAAAAAATCTTTTTAGATTTCATGGTTGTGGTATTGGAGTAAATTTATCTCATAAAGTTTGTAGATATGCTGTTATTATGAGAACAATCTCTTTAAGTAAAGCAAAATCAGGAGTAAGTGTTGAACTTCTAAAAAGATTAGAATTTTTAATCAAAGAAGATATTATTCCTGTTATTCCTTCTCAAGGATCAGTTGGAGCTAGTGGTGATTTAACTCCTTTATCATATATCGCAGCTGTTATTGCAGGGGAAAGAGAAGTTTATTATAAGGGCGAAATTAAAGATGTAATGGAAGTTTATAATGAGCTAAATATTACTGCTTATGAATTTAAACCTAAAGAAGCCTTAGCAATTATGAATGGAACTACAATCATGAGTGCAATAGCACTCGATGCAATAGAAGAGTTTGAAATAATACTAAATTCTATGGAATCATATGTTGCAGGTATGT contains these protein-coding regions:
- a CDS encoding glycosyltransferase family 2 protein, giving the protein MKFSEIIVVIPTYNNDSTIQRVVDDVLSYNIKTIVVDDGYDNPIEEKLNKNSNLIVLRHHINMGKGEAILTGARKAKELGYKYFISLDGDGQHLASQIEKIINECDGDNQIIIGARNFEIDNVPSGSKFGRWFSNFWATWDTEQEIKDSLSGFRLYPISILDLDIKTSRFDWEMEVLVKHAWKGRLIKEVIVDCYYPTPEERVSHFKKFWDTAAIVMVHIRLLPFKFFLKKRYK
- a CDS encoding lysophospholipid acyltransferase family protein; protein product: MTVKQRGSGWSIKLVFNLYKLFGYKFVYFLMYPVSFFYFLFASNVKYSLKKYYKTLGLEFNNWVYFEHLRMFAICLVDRFISKYDPTSYDFIYEEKETVLNTMNSKTILLFSHFGGWASSSSNPVTKNRINIVMHEVILDSIKKIENSIENSIENKLSNIHIIDQSMGQIPVSIEIANAISNNEIIAIMADRPTSNKYKYKTKFFDKDAYFNKNPFKISYRTKTPILCCFVINIGLQKYKVETSELHLNFGLKENEAIDIAIKEYIKLFEGILLKYPNQWFNFYNFWESK